In one window of Chryseobacterium sp. JV274 DNA:
- a CDS encoding trimeric intracellular cation channel family protein — protein sequence MHEQFNFAIEVLGTIAFSMSGSFAAMQKRLDPFGVLIIAFVTSVGGGTVRDLLLDIPVFWMHDILMCTLILVTSIFSMIFKSLEKNFKVTLFIFDSFGLGLFTIIGVQKGLNAGIHPMICIALGTITGCFGGIIRDILLNRIPLIFRKEIYATACIVGGAAFLLMTKYTPLSYTFIQVFTIILIVAIRTFAVKYHWQMPKFYGYDQNSEM from the coding sequence ATGCACGAACAGTTCAATTTTGCTATAGAAGTCCTGGGGACCATTGCTTTTTCCATGTCTGGAAGTTTTGCAGCCATGCAGAAACGGCTTGATCCGTTCGGAGTGCTTATTATTGCATTTGTAACTTCTGTGGGAGGCGGAACTGTAAGAGATCTTTTACTTGATATTCCTGTATTCTGGATGCATGATATCCTGATGTGTACCCTTATCCTGGTGACCAGTATTTTCTCCATGATATTCAAATCTCTTGAGAAAAACTTTAAAGTAACTTTATTTATTTTCGACAGCTTTGGTCTTGGGTTATTTACCATTATCGGAGTTCAGAAAGGTTTAAATGCAGGTATACATCCTATGATCTGTATTGCATTAGGAACCATAACAGGTTGTTTCGGAGGGATTATCCGGGATATATTGCTCAACAGGATACCATTGATTTTCAGAAAGGAGATTTATGCTACCGCATGTATCGTGGGAGGAGCAGCATTTCTGCTGATGACCAAGTATACTCCACTCTCCTATACTTTTATACAGGTTTTCACCATTATCCTGATTGTTGCGATCCGAACTTTTGCTGTAAAATATCATTGGCAAATGCCTAAATTTTATGGTTATGATCAGAATTCGGAAATGTAA
- the coaD gene encoding pantetheine-phosphate adenylyltransferase, translated as MKIAVFPGSFDPITLGHYDIIERAAPLFDKLIIAIGQNSQKKYMFPLEKRMEFIQNSVAEFPNVEVDSFEGLTVDYCFEKNAQYIIRGLRNPADFEFEKAIAHTNRTLAHKKLETVFLLTSSGKSFISSSIVREIITHGGEYELMVPDSVRVEK; from the coding sequence ATGAAAATTGCTGTTTTCCCAGGGTCATTTGACCCGATTACACTAGGACATTACGATATTATAGAAAGAGCGGCCCCATTATTTGATAAATTAATCATTGCCATAGGGCAGAATTCTCAGAAGAAATACATGTTCCCTCTTGAAAAAAGAATGGAATTTATCCAGAACTCCGTAGCAGAATTTCCCAATGTGGAAGTAGATTCGTTTGAAGGGTTAACGGTAGACTACTGTTTTGAAAAAAATGCTCAATACATTATCAGAGGGTTAAGAAATCCTGCCGATTTTGAGTTTGAAAAAGCAATTGCTCATACCAACAGAACATTAGCCCACAAAAAACTGGAAACTGTATTCTTACTGACCTCCTCAGGAAAATCTTTCATCAGCAGCAGCATCGTAAGGGAAATTATCACCCACGGCGGCGAATATGAGCTGATGGTTCCGGATTCGGTAAGAGTGGAGAAATAA
- a CDS encoding D-alanine--D-alanine ligase: protein MNKKSVAVVMGGYSDEYVVSLKSGQLIYDSLDRNLYDVYKVVVLKDEWYFLGENDKKYEINRGDFSVTLDNGETLKFDACFNIIHGTPGENGILQAYWDAIGQKYTGCDFYQSALTFNKKDTLAVLSKYGVPSAKSIYLRKGEEINVDKIVSELNLPLFVKPNQSGSSLGITKVKEKSELIAATEIAFKEDNEILIESFLDGMEVSVGVIDFKGETIVLGITEIVPTNEFFDYEAKYEGASEEITPARIDDETTKRVEEIAKRAYNSLGMSGFSRSEYILMNGIPYMLEMNTNPGFSPASILPQQAKHYGISIMDLCGNEVEKALNK, encoded by the coding sequence ATGAACAAAAAAAGTGTTGCCGTAGTAATGGGAGGCTATTCTGATGAATATGTCGTTTCTTTAAAAAGCGGACAATTGATTTATGATTCTTTAGACAGAAATCTCTATGATGTATATAAGGTAGTAGTCCTTAAAGATGAATGGTATTTTTTAGGAGAAAATGATAAAAAATACGAGATCAACAGAGGTGATTTTTCTGTAACTTTAGATAATGGGGAAACCTTAAAATTTGATGCCTGCTTCAATATCATCCACGGGACTCCGGGAGAAAACGGAATTCTTCAGGCATACTGGGATGCAATAGGTCAAAAATATACCGGATGTGATTTTTACCAGAGTGCTCTTACATTCAATAAGAAAGATACTCTTGCCGTATTATCAAAGTATGGAGTTCCTTCCGCGAAAAGCATCTATTTAAGAAAAGGTGAAGAAATCAATGTAGATAAGATTGTATCAGAATTGAATCTTCCGCTATTTGTAAAACCTAACCAGTCCGGATCTTCTCTGGGAATCACTAAAGTAAAAGAAAAATCTGAACTGATTGCCGCTACTGAAATCGCATTCAAAGAAGATAATGAAATCCTGATTGAAAGTTTCTTGGATGGAATGGAAGTTTCTGTAGGAGTTATTGATTTTAAAGGAGAAACCATTGTTCTGGGAATTACAGAAATTGTTCCTACCAACGAGTTTTTCGATTATGAAGCAAAATATGAAGGTGCTTCTGAAGAAATTACACCAGCAAGAATTGATGATGAAACCACAAAAAGAGTGGAAGAAATCGCTAAAAGAGCATACAATTCATTAGGAATGAGTGGTTTTTCAAGAAGCGAATATATTTTAATGAATGGAATTCCTTATATGCTTGAAATGAATACCAATCCGGGATTCTCTCCTGCAAGTATTCTCCCACAACAGGCAAAACACTATGGAATTTCCATTATGGATCTTTGCGGAAATGAAGTTGAAAAAGCTTTAAATAAATAA
- a CDS encoding PASTA domain-containing protein yields MLKSLFNWKVLLNLVIAIGVFAGLVWLTFRWLEHHTNHGQEIPVPNIVNKSIHDAVKILDDTGLEYEVDSANYNPKFRPFQVLQVYPAPGSRVKDGRTVHLTVNPRTWAPIAVPDVINKYSGLAFQRLDQVGLKIGDTIYEPSIQKDALLRILYKGNAVNPGARLPRFSIIDVVVGSGPMRNISIPNVVGLTVKEARAVITKSMFEVGLVEHEDGSKDESDIIYYQDPASGDVRDQGMQIDLWASKKTPAELRAKIEQLNSIYRMKVDTSLPPVRYEEVHNEPSYDAPVVPAPVPRRETPKPEVPKNETPKTQTTTSKPVTSATEKPKTSTAAPATGHTAKPAASTTTQQPAQKPKAKKVVVE; encoded by the coding sequence ATGCTTAAATCACTTTTCAATTGGAAAGTTTTACTGAATTTAGTAATAGCCATCGGTGTTTTTGCAGGGTTGGTATGGCTCACATTTCGCTGGTTGGAACACCATACAAATCATGGTCAGGAAATACCTGTTCCTAATATTGTAAATAAATCTATACATGACGCTGTTAAAATTTTAGATGATACAGGATTGGAATATGAAGTAGATAGTGCCAACTATAATCCTAAATTCAGACCATTCCAGGTTCTTCAGGTTTATCCTGCACCGGGTTCCCGTGTAAAGGACGGAAGAACAGTACACCTTACAGTAAACCCGAGAACATGGGCTCCGATTGCCGTTCCGGATGTTATCAATAAATATTCAGGGCTTGCATTCCAGAGACTGGATCAGGTGGGTCTTAAGATTGGAGATACCATTTATGAACCGAGTATTCAGAAGGATGCCCTTTTAAGAATTTTATATAAAGGAAATGCGGTAAATCCGGGTGCTCGTTTACCTAGATTCTCCATTATTGATGTAGTAGTAGGTTCAGGACCTATGAGAAACATTTCCATTCCAAATGTAGTAGGACTTACGGTAAAAGAAGCGAGAGCTGTCATTACCAAAAGTATGTTTGAAGTTGGACTGGTAGAGCATGAAGATGGAAGCAAAGACGAATCGGATATTATTTATTATCAGGATCCTGCTTCAGGAGATGTTCGTGATCAGGGAATGCAGATTGACCTTTGGGCCAGTAAGAAAACTCCGGCAGAGTTAAGAGCGAAAATAGAGCAGCTGAATTCTATTTACCGTATGAAGGTAGATACTTCACTTCCTCCGGTACGATATGAAGAAGTACATAATGAACCAAGTTATGATGCTCCTGTAGTGCCTGCTCCGGTACCTAGAAGAGAAACTCCAAAGCCTGAAGTGCCAAAAAATGAGACACCTAAGACACAGACAACGACTTCTAAACCTGTCACTTCAGCAACTGAGAAGCCTAAAACTTCTACTGCTGCTCCTGCTACAGGACATACAGCTAAACCGGCTGCTTCAACAACGACACAACAGCCTGCTCAAAAGCCGAAAGCTAAGAAGGTAGTCGTAGAATAA
- a CDS encoding RluA family pseudouridine synthase, translating to MSEDNDDFLDEELLDSNSIENIDIDEENKGLYEHLNITVDSKQEPLRIDKFLLIHRQNSSRNKISQTCRAGNVVVNGTPVKQNYRVKPGDQISVLLTHPPRENVIVPQDIPVNIIYEDDDLVVVDKEAGMVVHPGFGNWDGTLVNALAFHFEKNGVKSDLDRVGLVHRIDKDTSGLLVIAKNEYALSFLAKQFFNRTTKRLYWAFVWGNPQDEEGTIRGHIGRHPKNRMQMSVYEDGSHGKHAVTHYKVLERFKYMTWVECKLETGRTHQIRAHFKHIGHTLFNDERYEGHTPLRGINLPKYKQFIKNVFEILPRHALHAHTLGFIHPTTKKELYFESPMPKDMADAVKKWRNYLEN from the coding sequence ATGTCAGAAGATAACGACGATTTTTTAGATGAAGAATTATTAGATTCCAACAGTATTGAAAACATCGATATTGACGAGGAAAATAAAGGATTGTATGAACATCTTAATATCACTGTTGACAGTAAACAGGAACCATTAAGAATTGATAAGTTCCTTTTGATCCATAGGCAGAATTCTTCAAGGAATAAAATTTCACAGACCTGCAGAGCCGGAAATGTAGTGGTGAACGGAACTCCTGTAAAACAGAATTACCGTGTGAAACCGGGAGATCAGATTTCGGTGCTGCTTACCCATCCTCCAAGAGAGAATGTCATTGTTCCGCAGGATATCCCTGTAAATATCATTTATGAAGATGATGACCTTGTGGTAGTAGATAAGGAAGCAGGAATGGTTGTACACCCGGGATTCGGAAACTGGGACGGAACATTGGTGAATGCGCTGGCTTTCCATTTTGAAAAGAATGGAGTAAAGTCTGATCTTGACAGAGTAGGGCTTGTTCACAGGATTGATAAAGATACCTCTGGACTGCTGGTGATTGCCAAGAATGAGTATGCATTGAGCTTTCTGGCAAAACAATTCTTCAACAGAACTACCAAAAGACTGTACTGGGCTTTTGTGTGGGGGAATCCTCAGGATGAAGAAGGTACAATCAGAGGCCATATCGGAAGACATCCTAAAAACAGAATGCAGATGTCTGTCTATGAAGATGGCAGCCATGGAAAACACGCAGTAACCCATTATAAAGTCCTTGAAAGATTCAAATACATGACATGGGTAGAATGTAAACTTGAAACGGGAAGAACCCATCAGATCAGGGCGCATTTCAAACATATCGGGCATACTTTGTTTAATGACGAAAGATATGAAGGACATACGCCTCTAAGAGGGATAAATCTCCCAAAATATAAGCAATTCATTAAAAATGTTTTTGAAATTTTGCCAAGACATGCCCTTCATGCCCATACCCTCGGATTTATACACCCAACGACTAAAAAGGAATTATATTTTGAGAGCCCAATGCCCAAAGATATGGCGGATGCCGTAAAAAAATGGAGAAATTATTTAGAAAACTAA
- a CDS encoding PorP/SprF family type IX secretion system membrane protein, producing MRKLYAIVCLALLSNAYKAQESLPYYQQYLLDGEFLFNPAQYGKTDYVQLNANYQQQFSKFNNSPNVQSIGINANIFDRVGAGISVFRDSNGPISAGGITAGASYFIPLSSEGDRKDQFSFGTSVNFYNMNFDYSKINTEEGGDPLLRGEESNIFMVYANFGLAATYRGLFGGVSVNDIALSNDASIVNNYEPSPIKFFLNLGYNWNIADNITIAPSALINLNTNSTRMIDWNLMATFSNDINAFSFGVSYRTVQNRFDNQNLSISPIVKVRFNKFMIGATYNLGISDIQSYGGNSFMIGLGYNFDNFINARGFRY from the coding sequence ATGAGAAAACTATATGCTATCGTATGTTTAGCTCTTTTGTCAAATGCATACAAAGCACAAGAATCACTACCATACTATCAGCAATATCTTTTGGATGGTGAGTTCCTGTTCAACCCAGCTCAATACGGAAAAACAGATTACGTACAGCTCAACGCCAATTATCAACAACAATTTTCAAAGTTCAACAATTCTCCGAATGTTCAGTCAATCGGGATTAATGCGAATATCTTTGATAGAGTAGGTGCTGGTATTTCTGTGTTCAGAGATAGCAACGGACCTATTTCTGCAGGAGGGATTACAGCTGGTGCTTCATATTTTATTCCTCTAAGTAGTGAAGGAGACAGAAAAGACCAGTTCTCTTTCGGTACAAGTGTTAACTTCTATAACATGAACTTTGATTATTCTAAAATTAATACTGAAGAAGGAGGCGACCCGTTATTGAGAGGTGAAGAAAGTAATATCTTCATGGTGTATGCAAACTTCGGTTTGGCTGCTACCTATAGAGGGCTATTCGGGGGTGTTTCCGTAAATGATATTGCATTAAGTAATGATGCTTCTATCGTAAACAACTACGAGCCTTCTCCAATTAAATTCTTCTTAAACTTAGGATATAACTGGAACATTGCTGATAATATTACAATAGCACCATCAGCATTAATCAACCTTAATACAAACTCAACGAGAATGATAGACTGGAACCTTATGGCTACATTCTCTAATGATATCAACGCATTCTCTTTCGGGGTAAGCTACAGAACGGTTCAGAACAGATTTGACAATCAGAACCTGAGTATCTCTCCAATTGTAAAAGTGAGATTCAACAAATTCATGATCGGAGCAACTTATAACCTTGGAATATCTGATATCCAAAGCTATGGTGGAAACAGCTTCATGATTGGTCTGGGTTATAACTTTGACAACTTTATTAATGCTAGAGGATTTAGATACTAA
- the hemW gene encoding radical SAM family heme chaperone HemW, giving the protein MIYIHIPFCKQKCSYCNFHFSTSLNFKDEMLRAMKTEMLLRKDELQNRTLKSLYFGGGTPSILSVDEINSLIDEALRYFSFEKDIEITLEANPDDLDKSFLKQLAETPVNRLSIGTQSFFEEDLKLMNRAHTASEAEGSIKRAQDFGFENLSIDLIYGSPTSNLEIWKENLNKTIALEVPHISSYALTVEPKTALENWISKGKVKSPKEEEQNREFYYLSDFLKDNGFEHYEVSNFAKPGFYSRHNSSYWKYQEYLGIGPSAHSYNGFDVRSWNVANNQQYIKKLNDKLLAKEEEILSKEDQFNEMIMIGLRTIWGVDLASLKNKFSDRLLEHFQTEIKTKIEEGILIIENDHLKIPEKHWFMADGIASDLFIV; this is encoded by the coding sequence ATGATATATATTCACATTCCGTTCTGTAAACAAAAATGTAGTTATTGTAACTTTCATTTTTCAACATCCCTGAATTTCAAAGATGAAATGCTTCGTGCAATGAAAACCGAAATGCTGCTCAGAAAAGATGAATTACAGAACAGAACGCTGAAATCCCTTTATTTTGGCGGAGGAACACCCTCTATTCTATCCGTAGATGAAATCAATTCCTTAATTGATGAAGCGTTACGGTATTTCAGTTTTGAAAAAGATATTGAAATTACTCTGGAAGCCAATCCGGATGATCTGGATAAAAGTTTTTTAAAACAATTAGCCGAAACACCAGTGAACAGACTGTCTATTGGTACTCAAAGTTTTTTTGAAGAAGATTTAAAATTAATGAACAGGGCCCATACTGCTTCCGAGGCAGAAGGTTCTATCAAACGGGCACAGGATTTTGGCTTTGAAAACCTGAGTATTGATTTGATCTACGGTTCACCAACCTCCAATCTTGAGATCTGGAAAGAAAATCTGAATAAAACAATTGCATTGGAAGTTCCTCATATTTCGTCCTATGCTTTGACAGTAGAGCCCAAAACAGCTTTGGAAAACTGGATTTCAAAAGGAAAGGTGAAAAGTCCAAAAGAAGAAGAACAGAACAGAGAATTCTATTATCTGTCTGACTTTTTAAAAGATAATGGCTTTGAACATTATGAAGTTTCCAATTTTGCCAAGCCTGGATTCTACTCCCGTCACAATTCTTCCTATTGGAAATATCAGGAATATCTGGGAATAGGACCTTCGGCACATTCTTATAACGGATTTGATGTCAGAAGCTGGAATGTAGCTAATAATCAGCAATACATTAAAAAGCTTAATGATAAACTGTTGGCCAAAGAGGAAGAAATTCTTTCTAAGGAAGATCAGTTCAATGAAATGATCATGATTGGCCTGCGTACGATCTGGGGGGTAGATCTTGCGAGTTTAAAAAATAAATTTTCAGATAGATTACTGGAACATTTTCAGACTGAAATTAAAACGAAAATAGAAGAAGGTATTTTAATTATTGAGAATGACCATTTAAAAATTCCTGAGAAACATTGGTTTATGGCAGACGGAATTGCTTCAGATTTGTTTATTGTATAA
- the murI gene encoding glutamate racemase translates to MKTKKQDYSHLSPSQPIGIFDSGVGGLTVAKEIKRLLPNEDLIYFGDTKHLPYGEKSKEAIIEYSTKITNFLLQQNCKAIVIACNTATANALNEVMQSVAGKVPVIDVINPVAEKVSYEIHNNVGVIATKATVNSGLYKKSIRKHNKWIKVDELATPLLVPAIEEGFKNHPITHAIIYNYLSNSKLKNIETLILGCTHYPLLIDEIKQYYGNRVRVIDSPNIVANHLKIILDKYNLLNDNNPKPNYHFYLSDLTKNFEKISKKFFGKTIDLELKVL, encoded by the coding sequence TTGAAAACTAAAAAACAAGATTATTCACATCTTTCACCAAGCCAGCCTATCGGAATTTTCGACAGCGGGGTGGGAGGCCTTACCGTTGCCAAAGAAATCAAAAGACTTCTGCCTAATGAAGATCTGATTTACTTTGGAGATACAAAGCATCTTCCTTACGGAGAAAAATCCAAGGAAGCAATCATTGAATATTCTACAAAGATCACCAATTTTTTGCTGCAGCAGAACTGTAAAGCGATTGTAATTGCCTGTAATACGGCAACAGCTAATGCTTTAAATGAAGTGATGCAGTCTGTTGCAGGAAAAGTTCCTGTTATAGACGTTATCAATCCCGTAGCAGAAAAAGTATCTTATGAAATCCACAATAATGTAGGAGTTATTGCGACCAAAGCTACTGTGAATTCCGGACTTTACAAAAAGAGTATTCGAAAGCATAATAAATGGATCAAAGTGGATGAATTGGCAACGCCATTGCTGGTTCCTGCTATTGAAGAAGGATTTAAAAACCATCCGATCACTCATGCTATTATTTATAATTATTTAAGTAATAGTAAATTAAAGAATATTGAAACACTTATTTTGGGCTGTACCCATTATCCTCTTCTAATTGATGAAATCAAACAGTATTATGGAAACAGAGTCCGTGTTATTGACTCTCCGAATATTGTAGCGAACCATCTGAAGATTATTTTGGATAAGTACAACCTTTTAAATGATAATAACCCCAAACCGAATTATCACTTCTACCTTTCCGATCTTACCAAGAATTTTGAAAAGATCTCTAAGAAGTTCTTTGGGAAAACAATAGATTTAGAATTGAAAGTATTATAA
- a CDS encoding nitroreductase family protein, with protein MNFLDKMKNRYTVKKYNPQGKISEEQIAILQEILHLSPSSINSQPWNFIFIKDPEIKKQLADKSYFNKEKILDSSHIIVFQALKNPEDFEKQIEGVLPEGSVAYYNNFVKSKGEDGIKSWLKHQVYLSLGVLLSACADMEIDSTPMEGIEPEGYDAILNNEKYETLFAVAIGERDETDTNQPKFNPKTRLKAEKVIVEA; from the coding sequence ATGAACTTTTTAGACAAAATGAAAAACAGGTATACTGTAAAAAAGTATAACCCACAGGGAAAAATCAGTGAAGAACAGATCGCAATTTTACAAGAGATTTTACATCTCAGTCCCTCATCTATTAACAGCCAGCCATGGAATTTTATCTTTATAAAAGATCCTGAAATCAAGAAACAACTGGCAGACAAATCCTATTTTAATAAGGAAAAAATTCTGGACAGCAGCCATATAATCGTTTTCCAGGCTCTTAAAAATCCGGAAGATTTTGAAAAGCAGATCGAAGGTGTCCTTCCGGAAGGATCTGTTGCTTATTACAATAACTTTGTAAAGTCTAAAGGAGAAGATGGAATTAAATCCTGGCTAAAACACCAGGTTTACTTATCACTAGGTGTCTTGCTTTCTGCCTGTGCCGATATGGAAATCGACTCAACTCCAATGGAAGGAATTGAACCCGAAGGATATGATGCTATCCTGAATAATGAAAAATACGAAACATTGTTCGCAGTCGCTATCGGGGAAAGAGATGAAACAGACACCAATCAGCCTAAATTTAATCCAAAAACCAGACTGAAAGCTGAAAAGGTAATTGTAGAAGCTTAA
- a CDS encoding winged helix-turn-helix transcriptional regulator → MYTIDDKAYPCCTSVTMRFIGGKWKAVILFHLIDGAKRYNELRKIIPTITERTLSLQLKQLEEDDIIDRKVFTEKPPLMVEYTLTDFGRTLLPVLEAITDWGKTAPERSKKIIRN, encoded by the coding sequence ATGTATACAATAGATGATAAAGCATACCCATGCTGCACCAGTGTAACCATGAGGTTTATAGGCGGAAAATGGAAGGCTGTGATTTTATTTCACCTGATTGATGGTGCTAAAAGATATAATGAACTAAGAAAAATAATCCCTACCATTACGGAAAGGACACTCAGCCTTCAGCTTAAGCAGCTGGAGGAAGATGATATTATTGACAGAAAAGTGTTTACAGAAAAACCTCCGTTAATGGTTGAATATACCTTGACAGATTTTGGAAGGACTCTTCTTCCCGTATTGGAAGCAATTACAGACTGGGGAAAAACAGCTCCGGAAAGATCAAAAAAAATAATCAGGAATTAA
- the rsmD gene encoding 16S rRNA (guanine(966)-N(2))-methyltransferase RsmD, with amino-acid sequence MFRIISGKWKAKKIAAPKNFDVRPTTDFAKEALFSILENKYDMQSISVLDLFAGIGSITFEFASRGCQSVTSVEMNPKHTAFINTTASELDMALQINVQRGDVFDWLKKFRNKKSFEIVFSDAPFEMEEKKYYELISLVLNNKYLKENGVLIVEHQSRMKLEHPNLIDTRKYGNVSFSFFEPNKEDNQEL; translated from the coding sequence ATGTTCAGAATAATATCAGGCAAATGGAAAGCCAAAAAAATTGCCGCCCCTAAAAACTTTGATGTAAGGCCTACCACCGATTTTGCGAAAGAGGCTTTATTCAGCATTCTGGAAAACAAATACGATATGCAGTCGATCTCCGTGCTTGATCTTTTTGCAGGAATTGGCTCTATTACCTTTGAATTTGCTTCCAGAGGATGCCAAAGTGTTACCTCTGTAGAAATGAATCCAAAGCATACGGCATTTATCAACACTACCGCTTCTGAGCTTGACATGGCACTTCAGATCAATGTACAGAGAGGTGATGTATTTGACTGGCTTAAAAAATTCAGAAATAAAAAATCTTTTGAGATTGTTTTCTCTGATGCTCCTTTTGAAATGGAAGAAAAGAAGTATTATGAATTGATTTCTCTGGTTTTAAACAATAAATACCTGAAAGAAAACGGAGTTCTCATCGTGGAGCACCAAAGCCGTATGAAGCTTGAACATCCCAACCTAATAGATACCCGAAAATACGGAAACGTGAGTTTCAGTTTTTTTGAACCGAATAAAGAAGATAATCAGGAACTTTAA
- a CDS encoding DUF3822 family protein, whose product MNVLNLLFTKDGLICQIVKNKNILEEKSYFVTEETPANLIEQKLDEVLIKQRYDEIQVISAFNHFTLMPEGFSEHEAGFDLIAFNAPADKEREELMLSINKKFNIQFYYTFPKNYYKKIKELAIPVHFNFSGEKFLSSINNKTNKEIHINLYHNQCEFFAIDNKKIILYNNLDVNSEVDFLYFIMFTLSKIGFGINETSFYAYGETTENETFISELQKFVKNLKIVFDNIPNKNFILN is encoded by the coding sequence ATGAACGTACTTAATTTACTTTTTACCAAAGACGGATTGATCTGCCAGATTGTTAAAAACAAAAACATTCTGGAGGAAAAATCTTATTTCGTTACTGAAGAGACCCCAGCCAATCTTATTGAGCAAAAGCTGGACGAAGTTCTTATTAAGCAGCGCTATGATGAGATCCAGGTGATTTCAGCATTTAATCATTTTACTCTGATGCCTGAAGGTTTTTCTGAGCATGAGGCCGGATTTGATCTTATAGCCTTCAATGCTCCTGCAGATAAAGAACGGGAAGAACTGATGCTTTCTATCAACAAAAAATTCAATATCCAGTTTTATTATACTTTCCCGAAAAATTATTATAAAAAAATAAAAGAGCTTGCGATACCGGTTCATTTTAATTTCTCCGGAGAAAAGTTTCTAAGTTCAATTAATAATAAAACCAACAAGGAAATTCATATCAATCTTTATCATAACCAATGTGAGTTTTTTGCGATTGACAATAAAAAAATAATCCTTTATAATAACCTTGATGTCAACTCAGAAGTAGATTTCCTTTACTTCATTATGTTCACATTGAGTAAGATAGGTTTTGGAATCAATGAAACCAGCTTTTATGCTTATGGAGAAACTACGGAAAATGAAACATTCATTTCCGAACTTCAGAAATTTGTTAAAAATCTGAAAATTGTTTTTGACAATATTCCAAACAAGAATTTTATACTTAACTAG
- a CDS encoding Smr/MutS family protein, translating into MKIGDKVSVVDEDLNGVVTSVKGNIVVFKDEYGFTHQYPKEKLVPKDSDLYENIRVIRKAEPKKIISKKHQKNHLVLDLHFHNLVKNPNDYDSFERLFIQKEKLIEVIGFCRKNNLKRLEIVHGIGDGTLQRMVWDVLESQVNIDFYNKEILHHQSGAVMVEFH; encoded by the coding sequence ATGAAAATCGGCGACAAGGTTTCGGTAGTAGATGAAGATTTAAACGGAGTGGTAACTTCCGTGAAGGGAAATATTGTCGTTTTTAAAGATGAATATGGCTTTACCCACCAATATCCTAAAGAAAAACTGGTTCCTAAGGATTCTGATCTTTATGAAAATATCAGAGTAATAAGAAAAGCAGAACCTAAAAAAATCATTTCTAAGAAACATCAGAAAAATCATTTGGTTTTAGACCTTCATTTTCATAATTTGGTAAAGAATCCCAATGACTATGACAGCTTTGAAAGATTGTTTATACAAAAGGAAAAACTGATTGAAGTGATCGGGTTTTGCAGAAAGAACAACCTGAAGAGACTGGAAATTGTTCATGGCATTGGTGACGGGACTTTGCAGAGGATGGTTTGGGATGTATTGGAAAGCCAGGTCAATATTGATTTTTATAATAAGGAAATACTTCACCATCAATCGGGTGCGGTAATGGTAGAATTTCACTAA
- a CDS encoding metallophosphoesterase family protein: MTKILLLSDSHSYIDDRILEYASQADEVWHCGDFGNLDVIEQLEKIKPLKGVYGNIDDAKIQAEFPEVNRFFCEKLEVLMIHIGGYPGKYTPLTKKEIAEKAPKLFISGHSHILKAMYDEKNNLLHLNPGACGKQGWHKVRTMMRFVVDGEEIKDLEIIELGPRV, translated from the coding sequence ATGACAAAGATCCTTCTCCTTTCCGACTCGCATTCTTATATTGATGACCGGATCCTGGAATACGCTTCTCAGGCTGACGAAGTATGGCATTGTGGAGATTTTGGAAATCTTGACGTCATTGAGCAGCTGGAAAAGATAAAACCTCTGAAAGGAGTGTACGGCAACATTGATGATGCTAAAATCCAGGCTGAATTTCCGGAGGTCAACCGTTTCTTTTGTGAAAAGCTGGAGGTTTTGATGATTCATATCGGAGGTTATCCCGGAAAATATACTCCACTTACTAAAAAAGAAATAGCAGAAAAAGCGCCTAAATTATTTATCTCGGGACATTCGCATATTTTGAAAGCGATGTATGATGAGAAAAACAACCTGCTGCATCTTAATCCCGGTGCCTGTGGAAAACAGGGCTGGCATAAAGTAAGGACGATGATGCGCTTTGTGGTAGACGGTGAGGAAATCAAAGATCTGGAAATTATTGAACTTGGACCGAGAGTTTGA